The nucleotide window AGTTGCCGGTGCTGGCCGAGGGCGCCGCCTATGCGACGTTCACAACGGCGTGGGGCGATTCCGCGGATGCCGTCGTCGCCACTCCCCGCACCCGGTTCGGCTGGCAGGCGGTCGCTCCGTCCGATCCGGAGGTCACCCTGGACGCCGTCGCCACCGGACGCGCCGGAAGCAAGGTGGGCCGGGTCACCGTCGACGCGTTCGGTGAGAGCGTCACCTCGACCCTGGAGCTCGACCGCACCCTCACCGACCCCGGACCGGGCTGGCGTCTGCTGCACCCGTTCCCGGTGATCAGCGCCCTCATCGCCGCCCAGTAGATCCGTCGACAAGGCAACTCACTAAGCCGGGCAGTGCTGCCGGCCTCAGGCCGGAGTCGATCAGTCGGGCTCGTCGTTTGATTCGATGGGGTCACTGTCGCTGGAGTCGAACGCGTAGCGCACGTGCAGTTTGCCCTGCACCTCGCGGGTGTCGACCTCGTCGTACCAGAACAGGGATTCCATGCTGTCCACGGCGGCGACCATGCTGACGCGCGCGTCGTGCTTGCCGTGCAGGAGCACGCGGGTGTCGGTCTGGCCCTCGAGTGGGCCGTCCACGAATTCCACGATGTATTCGGTGTTGTCGCTCTGCGGAGTACTCATACCCCCAACCTACTGCGCTGCCTCCGGTTTCGGGCCTGCCGCGCTCTGCCCCGCCGTTGACTGACCCGACGTGGGCTGCCCCGACGTTGGCTGCCCCGTCGCTGCCCGGCCTGGAGTGGCCGTGAGCCTCACCGTCGCCCACTGCTCGGGGCGTTCCCGTTCGCGGTAAGACTCCCAGTCCTGCTGCCACTGGTCCCAGTGCGCCTCGAACACGCCGCCGTCGCGGTCGAGGGCGCGCTGTTTGCGGATGCCGTCGTCGGCATCCAGCCAGACCCGCACGTCGCTCAGTGCGGCATGCGCGTGAGCCAGGGCGCCACAGCCCTCCACGATCAATGGCCGGTCCGCGGCGACGGTGTGCCATTCGGCCGGTGACCCTGTGGCCCAGTCGTGCCGCTGCCAGGCGGCCGGGCCGCCGGCGCGGCGCGGCAGGAGGACCCGGGAGCCGATCTGGTCGATGGCGGCGTCGAGGCCTTCCCAGCCGGGGTAGATGTCGTCCAGGCGCACCAGGGTCGGGGCGACAGGGCCCGGCCAGGCCGCGACGACGGCATCCGCCAGGGTGCTCTTGCCGGCACCGCTCGGGCCGTCGATGAGGATCACGGCCCGGTCCCCCGCCGGATGCCGGCCGAGCGCGCGCACGGCCGCGAGCACCGGTGCCAGCAACTCGGGGCCGGCGTCAGGCGAGGACAAAACGCCACGTCCCCGCGAGAACGGCCGCCGTGATCGCGACGGCAGCGATGCCCAGGCCGAGGAGCACGACCAGGGCGTCCCGCACGCCGAACACCGAGGGCCTCGCCCAGGTGCGCGGCTCGTCGCTGCCGAAACCGCGCGCTTCCATCGCGGTGGCGAGCTTGCTGCCGCGGCGCACCGAGAGTACGAGCAAGGCGAAGGCCAGACCGCCGAAGCGACCCGCCCGGCCCCGGAGGCCGCCACCGTCGCCCACACCACGGGCCCGCCTGGCCAGGGCCAGCGAGTGCCAATCGTCGACGAACATGCCCACCAGGCGCAGCCCGGCGAGGGCCCCGAGCACGAATCGTGCGGGCAGGCGGAGCACCTGGGCCAGGCCGTCGGCCAGGTCGGTCGGGTCGGTTGTGGCGAGCAGCACGATCCCCGGGAGGCCGATGGCGAGAACCCGCAGGCCGATCGCCAGCCCCAGGGCCAGCGAGCCCTCGGTGATCGTCACGAAGCCGGCGCCCCAGAGCACGGCGCCGGAGTCCTGGCCGTAGAGCAGCGTGGTGAGCATGCCGAACGGTGCCGCGATCCAGACCGGTGCCGTGCGCAACCAGAACTGGCGGGCGCTGAGCCCGCACCAGGCCAGCAGCACTCCCT belongs to Cryobacterium sp. SO2 and includes:
- a CDS encoding energy-coupling factor transporter transmembrane component T → MSMMTPEIRSSAIARVNPVAKLAVALLIGCALMLSIDWVSAAVALLLEGVLLAWCGLSARQFWLRTAPVWIAAPFGMLTTLLYGQDSGAVLWGAGFVTITEGSLALGLAIGLRVLAIGLPGIVLLATTDPTDLADGLAQVLRLPARFVLGALAGLRLVGMFVDDWHSLALARRARGVGDGGGLRGRAGRFGGLAFALLVLSVRRGSKLATAMEARGFGSDEPRTWARPSVFGVRDALVVLLGLGIAAVAITAAVLAGTWRFVLA
- a CDS encoding ATP-binding protein, producing MSSPDAGPELLAPVLAAVRALGRHPAGDRAVILIDGPSGAGKSTLADAVVAAWPGPVAPTLVRLDDIYPGWEGLDAAIDQIGSRVLLPRRAGGPAAWQRHDWATGSPAEWHTVAADRPLIVEGCGALAHAHAALSDVRVWLDADDGIRKQRALDRDGGVFEAHWDQWQQDWESYRERERPEQWATVRLTATPGRAATGQPTSGQPTSGQSTAGQSAAGPKPEAAQ